In Acidobacteriota bacterium, a genomic segment contains:
- a CDS encoding sugar phosphate isomerase/epimerase, translating to MQLNISISLWNYIHYFPLRKGGTSFALDSGLDSLAKVVDEVAAAGYGVELWPKWASWEWTSPAREDMVSQQFDLYAEEHRPRLAQILRGVRSSWHTGGDNTIESYHRQIDTVAQVGSQVLVVHAANLYLDGPDPNFDFAAQVLEYAHQNNVKIALENASEGEQEEDPELWNLSILQRALARFADLGICLDTTHTQKFKRFPLKEYVDRLQDRICHLHISDALGDDVGIGRLHTMPGTGKIPAADWRYLLDALEEVDFQGDAVLEIKPLTPVRIAQQTDEFFAICAQ from the coding sequence ATTCACTATTTCCCCTTGCGAAAAGGCGGCACCAGCTTCGCCCTAGACAGCGGCTTGGACAGTCTGGCAAAAGTCGTCGACGAAGTGGCCGCCGCGGGTTATGGCGTTGAGTTGTGGCCCAAATGGGCTAGCTGGGAGTGGACGAGTCCCGCTCGGGAAGACATGGTGTCCCAACAATTCGATCTCTACGCCGAGGAGCACCGGCCTCGGCTGGCGCAAATCCTGCGCGGCGTGCGCTCGAGTTGGCACACGGGAGGCGACAATACCATTGAGAGCTACCACCGCCAAATCGACACGGTGGCGCAGGTGGGCAGTCAGGTGCTAGTAGTACACGCGGCCAATCTCTATCTCGACGGCCCCGATCCCAATTTCGATTTTGCCGCCCAAGTGCTGGAGTACGCGCACCAGAACAACGTCAAAATCGCGCTGGAAAACGCATCCGAAGGCGAGCAAGAAGAAGACCCTGAGCTGTGGAACCTGTCCATCTTGCAGCGGGCGCTGGCGCGCTTTGCCGACCTTGGGATCTGCCTCGACACGACTCACACACAAAAATTCAAACGCTTTCCCCTCAAAGAGTACGTCGATCGGCTGCAAGACCGCATTTGCCACTTGCACATCAGCGATGCTTTGGGCGATGACGTGGGCATCGGCCGTCTGCACACCATGCCAGGCACTGGCAAAATACCCGCAGCGGATTGGCGCTACCTGCTCGACGCCTTAGAGGAGGTCGATTTCCAGGGGGATGCGGTACTCGAAATCAAACCTCTAACCCCAGTGCGCATCGCACAGCAAACCGACGAATTCTTCGCCATCTGCGCCCAGTAG